From Thermoanaerobaculia bacterium:
CGAGGTCCATCGGGAATGGGCGCCGCGCGGCGCCGACCGGTTCCATCGCCTCGTCCGCGCCGGCTACTACGACGACTCGCGGATCTTCCGCGTCATCCCCGGATACATCGTCCAGTTCGGCATCGCGGGAGACCCCCGGCTCGCGCGCGCGTGGCGATACGCTTACTTCCCGGACGACCGTTCCGCCCGGCCGTGCGCGCGGGGAATGGTCGCGTTCGCGGACCGGGCTCCGAACACGCGCGCGACGCAGCTGTTCGTCAATCTCGCGGACAATCCGTCGCTCGACACCGGCGAGTTCGCCCCCTTCGGAAGGGTGGTCGCCGGCATGGACGTCGTCGAACGGTTCCACGGCTACGGCCGCGCGGGCCCGCAGGGAGAGCGGACCGACCAGGGCGCGATCTTCGACGGGGGAAACGGGTATCTGGACGCGCGCTACCCCGCGCTCGATTCGATCCTCCGAGTGAGAGTCGTCCGGCCGCAGCGATAGGATCGGGGGCGCCGGCAAGCCGGTGCGGAGGAACCGATGACCGGAAAAATCGTGGCCCGGGCGGCGATCGGCGTCGTCGCGCTTTTTCTCCTGGTCCAGGCGATTCCGGTCGACCGGACGAACGGCCCGGTCGTCGCCGACGCCGCGGCGCCGGCTCCCGTCAACGGGATTCTTCGCCGGGCCTGCTACGACTGCCACTCCAACGAGACGATCTGGCCCGGGTACAGCCGCGTGGCGCCCGTGTCGTGGCTCGTCGGCCACGATGTCCACGAAGGACGCCGCGAGCTCGACTTCTCGGAATGGAGCCGCTACGACGCGGCGAGCCGGAAGAAGAAGCTGGACAAGGCCGCCGAGGAAGTGAGCGACGGGGACATGCCGCCGGTCTATTACGTGTGGATGCACCCGGAAGCGCGCCTCTCCGCGTCCGACAAGGCGGCGCTGAAGGCGTGGTTCGCGCGGCCGTGAGCGAATCCACCGAACGAGCGGAGCGGGCGCTCCTGCGCCACACCGTCGCCACGCTGGCGTACCGCGGCGGAAAGGCGCTGAAGGGCGCGCCGGACGGGTTCGAGCGGTTTCGGGCCGCGGAGGGTTCGCGGAGCGCCGGGGAAATCCTGGCGCACGTCGGCGATCTCCTCGACTGGGCGATCCGGCT
This genomic window contains:
- a CDS encoding peptidylprolyl isomerase — translated: MTFFAGNRPGRRGKPLLAAAAALAALSCAGAGALRDPAVSDPRSPDVWRARFEMTSGVFVVEVHREWAPRGADRFHRLVRAGYYDDSRIFRVIPGYIVQFGIAGDPRLARAWRYAYFPDDRSARPCARGMVAFADRAPNTRATQLFVNLADNPSLDTGEFAPFGRVVAGMDVVERFHGYGRAGPQGERTDQGAIFDGGNGYLDARYPALDSILRVRVVRPQR
- a CDS encoding heme-binding domain-containing protein produces the protein MTGKIVARAAIGVVALFLLVQAIPVDRTNGPVVADAAAPAPVNGILRRACYDCHSNETIWPGYSRVAPVSWLVGHDVHEGRRELDFSEWSRYDAASRKKKLDKAAEEVSDGDMPPVYYVWMHPEARLSASDKAALKAWFARP